One part of the Vicia villosa cultivar HV-30 ecotype Madison, WI linkage group LG6, Vvil1.0, whole genome shotgun sequence genome encodes these proteins:
- the LOC131611648 gene encoding F-box/kelch-repeat protein At3g23880-like: MSFLPVKSLMRLKCVSKSWNTLISDPRFVPLHLLRSQRNRNLLLTYGDFGLVSLPISRLVDNTSLTLSSHQLKSDECHHVIGSCNGLICLFYRTRSTIEFKNAWFRIWNPATGTMSDRLGSFHKSRSKFTPKTLGYTFAYDISTSNYKIVAFGYRFIKVFCFNRNVWREIQSLPDKMVIVDYLQYKKGVSLNGTLFWLAFLNEFPYNDWRDTFSLVRYLIISLDLATETRRELLPPPVFDEVSDVVHPSISVLMNCLCFFYNFKGTHFVVWHMTQFGVKESWTQLFKISFEKGHFLCDFFSQLSLYPLYISENGATLILGSNRECEPIIYNSRDNKVERTRIINEIDWRCYVGYVESLAPIT, translated from the coding sequence ATGTCATTTCTTCCTGTGAAATCTCTTATGCGACTCAAGTGCGTTTCCAAGTCATGGAACACACTCATATCCGATCCCAGATTTGTCCCACTGCACCTTCTCCGGTCACAAAGAAATAGGAACCTACTACTCACATACGGGGATTTTGGTTTGGTATCCTTACCTATAAGTCGTTTAGTGGATAATACATCCCTCACCCTTTCCTCTCACCAATTGAAATCTGATGAATGTCACCATGTCATTGGTTCATGCAACGGTTTGATCTGTTTGTTTTATCGTACCAGATCCACGATCGAGTTTAAAAATGCCTGGTTCCGTATTTGGAACCCTGCCACAGGGACAATGTCTGATAGATTAGGATCTTTTCACAAATCTCGATCCAAATTTACACCTAAAACGCTTGGATACACATTTGCTTATGATATTTCAACGAGCAATTATAAGATTGTGGCGTTCGGTTATAGATTTATCAAGGTTTTTTGTTTTAATCGTAATGTTTGGAGAGAAATTCAAAGTTTACCAGACAAAATGGTTATTGTTGATTATCTTCAATACAAAAAAGGTGTGAGTTTGAATGGCACTTTATTTTGGTTGGCCTTTCTAAATGAGTTCCCATATAACGATTGGCGGGATACTTTTTCTCTTGTGAGATATTTAATTATCTCGTTAGATCTTGCTACAGAAACACGCAGAGAGTTGTTGCCTCCTCCGGTTTTTGATGAAGTCTCTGATGTTGTTCATCCAAGTATTTCTGTGTTGATgaattgcctttgttttttttataactttaaaGGTACCCATTTTGTTGTATGGCATATGACACAATTTGGAGTTAAAGAATCTTGGACTCAACTCTTTAAAATAAGTTTTGAGAAAGGGCATTTCTTATGTGACTTTTTTAGTCAATTGTCACTGTATCCTTTGTATATTTCTGAAAATGGCGCAACACTGATATTGGGAAGCAATCGTGAATGCGAACCAATTATCTATAATTCGAGAGATAATAAAGTAGAGCGAACTAGAATTATCAATGAAATAGATTGGCGTTGTTATGTGGGTTATGTTGAAAGTTTGGCTCCAATTACCTGA